The following are encoded together in the Erwinia sp. E602 genome:
- the deoC gene encoding deoxyribose-phosphate aldolase, with the protein MTDVTQAAVRALKLMDLTTLNDDDTDEKVIALCHQAKSPAGNTAAICIYPRFIPIARKTLREQGTPDVRIATVTNFPHGNDDIDIALAETRAAIAYGADEVDVVFPYRALIAGNETVGFELVKACKAACADAGVLLKVIIETGELKTEALIRQASEIAINAGADFIKTSTGKVPVNATPEVAEIMMRVIAEKGVQQQVGFKPAGGVRTADDAAVYLKLADDILGSEWADARHFRFGASSLLASLLNAAGFSGAKSDSKY; encoded by the coding sequence ATGACTGATGTAACCCAGGCCGCGGTACGCGCGCTGAAGCTGATGGATCTGACCACCCTCAACGATGACGATACCGACGAGAAGGTGATCGCGCTGTGCCACCAGGCCAAATCCCCGGCGGGCAATACCGCGGCGATCTGCATCTATCCGCGCTTTATCCCGATCGCCCGCAAAACGCTGCGCGAGCAGGGCACCCCGGACGTGCGCATTGCCACCGTCACTAACTTCCCGCACGGTAACGATGATATCGACATTGCGCTGGCCGAAACCCGCGCGGCGATCGCCTACGGTGCAGATGAGGTGGACGTGGTGTTCCCGTACCGCGCGCTGATCGCCGGTAACGAGACGGTTGGTTTTGAGCTGGTAAAAGCCTGTAAAGCCGCCTGCGCAGACGCCGGCGTGCTGTTAAAAGTGATTATCGAAACCGGTGAGCTGAAAACCGAGGCGCTGATCCGCCAGGCGTCAGAGATCGCCATCAACGCCGGTGCCGACTTTATCAAGACCTCTACCGGTAAAGTACCGGTGAACGCCACGCCGGAAGTGGCGGAGATCATGATGCGCGTTATCGCCGAAAAAGGCGTGCAGCAACAGGTTGGTTTTAAACCTGCCGGCGGCGTGCGCACCGCCGACGACGCGGCAGTTTACCTGAAGCTGGCCGACGACATTCTCGGCAGCGAGTGGGCCGACGCGCGCCACTTCCGCTTTGGTGCTTCAAGCCTGCTGGCCAGCCTGCTGAACGCGGCCGGTTTCAGCGGTGCCAAAAGCGACAGCAAGTACTGA
- a CDS encoding TatD family hydrolase produces MQPVFVDTHCHFDFPPFVGDEAESLRLAQQAGVEKLIAVGVAADRFAGVMALAHAHPPVYAALGMHPMAIAEHSEQGLAALRQQLELRDPKLVAIGEIGLDRYIDDPQFDRQQALLDDQLRLARDYDLPVILHSRRTHDTLAQHLRRIDVPRRGVVHGFAGSEQQALAFIRAGYAIGVGGTITYPRASKTRNAIARLPLSALLLETDSPDMPLQGWQGQPNRPERLREVWRVLCELRPESPQQIAEAIRENTRLIFRL; encoded by the coding sequence ATGCAGCCTGTGTTTGTGGATACCCACTGTCATTTTGATTTCCCGCCGTTTGTCGGCGATGAGGCGGAGAGCCTGCGGCTGGCGCAGCAGGCCGGGGTGGAGAAGCTGATCGCCGTCGGCGTGGCCGCCGATCGCTTTGCGGGCGTGATGGCGCTGGCGCACGCGCACCCGCCGGTGTACGCCGCGCTGGGCATGCATCCGATGGCCATCGCAGAACATAGCGAACAGGGGCTGGCGGCACTGCGCCAGCAGCTGGAGCTGCGTGACCCGAAGCTGGTGGCGATCGGTGAGATCGGCCTCGATCGCTACATCGACGATCCGCAGTTCGATCGCCAGCAGGCGCTGCTGGACGATCAGCTGCGCCTGGCGCGCGATTACGATCTGCCGGTGATCCTGCATTCGCGGCGTACCCACGACACGCTGGCGCAGCATCTGCGGCGCATCGACGTGCCGCGGCGCGGCGTGGTGCACGGCTTTGCCGGCAGCGAACAGCAGGCGCTGGCGTTTATCCGCGCCGGTTATGCCATCGGCGTCGGCGGCACCATTACCTACCCGCGAGCCAGCAAAACGCGTAACGCTATCGCCCGCCTGCCGCTGAGCGCGCTGCTGCTGGAAACCGACTCGCCGGATATGCCGCTGCAGGGCTGGCAGGGGCAGCCCAACCGCCCGGAGCGGCTGCGCGAGGTGTGGCGGGTGTTGTGTGAGCTGCGCCCGGAATCCCCGCAGCAGATCGCGGAAGCGATCCGTGAAAATACCCGCCTGATCTTCCGCCTGTAA
- a CDS encoding patatin family protein has translation MGSRIPITLGNIDPLNLSPFSPGNLALVCEGGGQRGIFTAGVLDEFQRARFNPFDLLIGTSAGAQNLSAYVCGQPGYARRVITRYTTSKQFFDPLRFVRGGHLIDLDWLVDITRAEMPLALAAGDKLFKAGREFYMCACRSDDYSPSYFTPTADNWHDIIKASSAIPGLYRNGVDLSGEFWLDGGISDAIPVREAARRGADTIVVIRTVPSQMTYTPQWIKRLERWLSDGALRPLINILQLHEQSYSETQQFIDAPPGGLRIVEIYPPRPLASNALGSRVTALNQDYHLGRRCGRYFLATLGQWLGGGKGVMPVSARPALINAVAGTAPVVPGTGADSVLNPADVVVMPERTTRRTMQQPATAAVADPLLNPALAAVADPLFNPATTAVADPLLNPALAAVTDPLLNPAITDVMESAAAPVADADALSGRTIAEDTFTPVSADGRVAPDSLKL, from the coding sequence TTGGGCAGCCGCATCCCGATTACCCTCGGTAATATCGATCCCCTGAATTTGTCCCCTTTTTCCCCCGGAAATCTCGCCCTGGTATGCGAGGGCGGCGGGCAACGCGGCATTTTTACCGCCGGCGTGCTGGATGAATTTCAGCGGGCGCGCTTTAATCCCTTCGATCTGCTGATCGGCACTTCCGCCGGGGCACAGAACTTATCCGCTTACGTCTGCGGCCAGCCAGGTTATGCCCGCCGGGTGATCACCCGTTATACCACCAGCAAACAGTTTTTCGATCCGCTGCGCTTTGTTCGCGGTGGGCACCTGATCGACCTGGACTGGCTGGTGGACATTACCCGTGCTGAAATGCCGCTGGCGCTGGCGGCCGGGGATAAGCTGTTTAAGGCCGGCCGCGAATTCTATATGTGCGCCTGTCGCAGCGACGATTACAGCCCCTCTTATTTTACCCCCACGGCAGATAACTGGCATGACATCATTAAGGCGTCCAGCGCCATTCCGGGTTTGTACCGCAATGGTGTCGATCTCAGCGGCGAGTTCTGGCTGGACGGCGGCATCAGCGACGCCATCCCGGTGCGCGAGGCGGCGCGGCGCGGTGCTGATACTATCGTGGTGATCCGCACCGTCCCCTCACAGATGACCTATACACCGCAGTGGATCAAACGGCTGGAGCGCTGGCTGAGTGACGGGGCGTTGCGCCCGTTAATCAATATTTTACAGCTGCACGAGCAGAGCTACAGCGAAACCCAGCAGTTTATCGATGCACCGCCGGGCGGCCTGCGGATCGTTGAGATCTACCCGCCGCGCCCGCTGGCCAGCAATGCGCTGGGCAGCCGGGTGACGGCGCTGAATCAGGATTATCATCTGGGCCGCCGCTGCGGGCGTTACTTCCTTGCGACGCTGGGCCAGTGGCTGGGCGGTGGCAAGGGTGTCATGCCCGTCTCTGCCAGGCCCGCTCTCATTAATGCGGTGGCTGGCACGGCGCCAGTTGTGCCGGGCACAGGCGCAGACAGCGTGCTGAATCCGGCAGATGTCGTGGTTATGCCGGAACGGACAACAAGGCGTACAATGCAGCAACCAGCCACGGCTGCCGTGGCGGATCCGTTGCTCAATCCGGCCCTGGCTGCCGTGGCGGATCCGTTGTTCAACCCGGCCACGACTGCCGTGGCGGATCCGTTGCTTAACCCGGCCCTGGCTGCCGTGACGGATCCATTGCTCAATCCGGCCATAACTGACGTTATGGAGTCTGCTGCCGCGCCTGTTGCTGATGCAGATGCGCTGTCGGGACGGACGATCGCGGAGGACACGTTTACTCCGGTCAGCGCAGACGGGAGAGTGGCTCCTGATAGTTTAAAACTCTGA
- a CDS encoding DUF1328 domain-containing protein, translated as MFRWGIIFLIIALIAAALGFGGLAGTAAWAAKIVFVVGIIIFLVSLFTGRKKL; from the coding sequence ATGTTTCGTTGGGGTATTATCTTTCTGATTATTGCACTGATCGCTGCGGCATTAGGCTTCGGTGGTCTGGCGGGTACGGCAGCGTGGGCAGCAAAAATCGTCTTCGTGGTCGGTATTATTATCTTCCTGGTCAGCCTGTTCACCGGCCGTAAGAAACTTTAG
- the osmY gene encoding molecular chaperone OsmY yields MKTTMTKTLMALVVGSALLSGTAMAEQTMTGKAESAADSAGSKIDSSMKSVGNYMDDSGVTAKVKAALVDNEAIKSTDISVKTHDGVVTLSGFVTSQDQAELAVAAAKKVEGVKSVSDKLHVKDSTKATASGYAGDAATTTEIKAKLLADDIVPSRNVKVETTNGVVQLSGSVKTEAQSERAEGIAKAIDGVKSVKNDLTVK; encoded by the coding sequence ATGAAGACCACAATGACGAAAACCCTGATGGCACTGGTAGTCGGTTCAGCTCTGTTAAGCGGAACCGCGATGGCAGAACAGACGATGACCGGTAAAGCGGAATCAGCTGCCGACAGTGCGGGTTCAAAAATCGATAGCTCAATGAAGTCAGTAGGTAACTACATGGACGACAGCGGCGTAACCGCCAAGGTGAAAGCCGCGCTGGTCGACAATGAAGCGATTAAAAGTACCGATATTTCCGTGAAAACCCACGATGGCGTGGTGACCCTGAGCGGTTTTGTGACCTCACAGGATCAGGCTGAACTGGCGGTTGCAGCGGCCAAAAAGGTCGAAGGCGTGAAGTCAGTTAGCGACAAACTGCACGTGAAAGACAGCACCAAAGCGACGGCCAGCGGTTATGCCGGTGATGCGGCAACCACCACCGAAATCAAAGCTAAACTGTTAGCGGATGACATCGTACCGTCGCGTAACGTGAAGGTGGAGACCACCAACGGCGTGGTGCAGCTTTCCGGTTCGGTAAAAACTGAGGCGCAGTCTGAACGCGCTGAAGGCATTGCCAAAGCCATTGATGGCGTGAAAAGCGTCAAAAACGATCTCACCGTTAAGTAA
- the prfC gene encoding peptide chain release factor 3, which produces MSNAPFMQEVARRRTFAIISHPDAGKTTITEKVLLFGQAIQTAGTVKGRGSNQHAKSDWMEMEKQRGISITTSVMQFPYRESLVNLLDTPGHEDFSEDTYRTLTAVDCCLMVIDAAKGVEDRTRKLMEVTRLRDTPILTFMNKLDRDIRDPMEVMDEVESELKIACAPITWPIGCGKLFKGVYHLYKNETYLYQTGKGHTIQEVRIVKGLDNPELDAAIGEDLAAQLRDELELVQGASHEFDHELFLAGQLTPVFFGTALGNFGVDHMLDGLVEWAPAPMPRNTDLRTVTAADEKFTGFVFKIQANMDPKHRDRVAFMRVVSGRYEKGMKLRQVRTGKDVVISDALTFMAGDRSHVEEAYPGDIIGLHNHGTIQIGDTFTQGENMKFTGIPNFAPELFRRIRLRDPLKQKQLLKGLVQLSEEGAVQVFRPVHNNDLIVGAVGVLQFDVVVSRLKSEYNVEAIYEAINVSTARWVECNDVKKFDEFQRKNEVNLALDGGDNLTYIAPTMVNLNITQERYPDVVFRKTREH; this is translated from the coding sequence ATGTCAAATGCGCCCTTTATGCAAGAGGTGGCACGCCGCCGCACTTTTGCCATTATTTCTCACCCGGATGCCGGTAAAACCACTATTACCGAGAAGGTTCTGCTGTTCGGACAGGCTATCCAGACCGCCGGTACGGTAAAAGGCCGTGGCTCTAACCAGCACGCCAAATCGGACTGGATGGAGATGGAGAAGCAGCGTGGCATCTCGATCACCACCTCGGTGATGCAGTTCCCGTACCGCGAAAGCCTGGTCAACCTGCTGGACACGCCGGGGCACGAAGACTTCTCCGAAGATACCTACCGCACCCTGACGGCGGTCGACTGCTGTCTGATGGTGATCGACGCCGCGAAAGGCGTTGAGGATCGTACCCGCAAGCTGATGGAAGTGACCCGTCTGCGCGACACGCCGATCCTGACCTTTATGAACAAGCTGGACCGCGATATCCGTGACCCGATGGAGGTCATGGATGAAGTGGAGAGCGAGCTGAAGATCGCCTGTGCGCCGATCACCTGGCCGATCGGCTGCGGCAAGCTGTTTAAGGGCGTGTACCACCTGTATAAGAATGAAACCTACCTCTATCAGACCGGTAAGGGCCATACCATTCAGGAAGTGCGCATCGTTAAGGGGCTGGATAACCCGGAACTGGACGCGGCAATTGGTGAAGATCTCGCGGCGCAGTTGCGCGATGAGCTGGAGCTGGTGCAGGGTGCCTCCCACGAATTTGACCACGAGCTGTTCCTGGCAGGCCAGCTGACCCCGGTGTTCTTCGGCACCGCGCTGGGTAACTTCGGCGTTGACCACATGCTGGATGGCCTGGTTGAGTGGGCACCGGCACCGATGCCGCGTAACACCGATCTGCGCACCGTCACCGCCGCCGACGAGAAGTTCACCGGCTTCGTGTTTAAGATCCAGGCCAATATGGATCCGAAACACCGCGACCGCGTGGCCTTTATGCGCGTGGTCTCCGGCAGGTATGAGAAGGGTATGAAGCTGCGCCAGGTGCGCACCGGCAAAGACGTGGTGATCTCGGACGCGCTGACCTTTATGGCCGGTGACCGTTCCCACGTGGAAGAGGCGTATCCGGGCGATATTATCGGCCTGCATAACCACGGTACTATCCAGATCGGCGACACCTTTACCCAGGGTGAAAATATGAAGTTCACCGGTATTCCGAACTTCGCGCCGGAACTGTTCCGTCGTATCCGCCTGCGTGACCCGCTGAAGCAGAAGCAGCTGCTGAAAGGGCTGGTGCAGCTGTCGGAAGAGGGCGCAGTGCAGGTGTTCCGCCCGGTACACAACAACGACCTGATCGTCGGTGCGGTGGGCGTGCTGCAGTTTGACGTGGTGGTCTCGCGCCTGAAAAGCGAATACAACGTCGAAGCGATTTATGAGGCGATCAACGTCTCGACCGCCCGCTGGGTGGAGTGTAATGACGTGAAGAAATTTGACGAGTTCCAGCGCAAGAACGAAGTGAACCTGGCGCTTGATGGCGGTGATAACCTGACCTACATCGCTCCTACTATGGTCAACCTGAATATCACTCAGGAACGTTATCCTGACGTGGTATTCCGCAAAACTCGCGAACATTAA